A window from Lepus europaeus isolate LE1 chromosome 20, mLepTim1.pri, whole genome shotgun sequence encodes these proteins:
- the LOC133749581 gene encoding small ribosomal subunit protein eS27-like: protein MPLARDLLHPSLEEEKKKHKKKQLVQSQNSYFMDVKCPGCYKITTVFSHAQTVVLCVGCSTVLCQPTGGKA from the coding sequence ATGCCCTTGGCTAGAGATCTACTCCATCCCTCtttggaggaggaaaagaagaaacataaaaagaaacagCTAGTTCAAAGTCAGAATTCTTATTTTATGGACGTAAAATGCCCAGGTTGCTATAAGATCACCACGGTTTTCAGCCATGCCCAAACAGTGGTTCTTTGTGTAGGCTGTTCTACAGTTTTGTGCCAGCCTACAGGAGGAAAGGCCTGA